Below is a genomic region from Alkalinema sp. FACHB-956.
GGGCCACTATATGTCCGTGGAAATTCAGGGACTGTTTTTCCCCGCGCCCAACACCGTTCCTACTGACGATCCCGCTCAGGTTAAAAAGTTTGGTAAGGCCCTATTCACCATTTTTGGGCTATTTCTGAATGTACTCATTGCCTTGGAAATTCTGGAAAATATTACGGCCTACCTGAAAAAGCACGTCGTCCAAGTCGAACTGGTGATCGTGACCTCGTTGATCGCAGTGGCTCGGAAAATCATTATTCTAGATTTAGAAAAGACTGGAGGCATCGATCTGCTCGCCCTAGCTGCCACGATTTTGGCGCTGTCAGCTGCCTACTGGGTGGTCAAAAATGTCAATCCTGGGAGTAATGGATCCCATTAATTGAGGGTGACAAAAAAGAGGGGCTGATCGATCGAGCCATCCTGTACCTATTAGATGCCTGTACCTATTAGCTCCTGTATCTATTGGATGAAGGTCACCATGAGTCAGTTTTTCCAGTTTGAGGCGGATTTTGTTGAATCCCTGCGCTGTATTCCCATGCAAGTTCGGTTCAAACTGGATACCTGTGGCGTCAAGCTTAAGCTTCATCAATGGAACCAGTTCACCCAAGCCGATCGGGAAGCCCTCGTAGAGATGCCCTGTCAATCCGCAGCAGAAATCCAACAGTACCACGATTTTCTACATCGGATGATTCAGGAACGAACGGGAGAAACGGCAACGGATTTACCTGTGGAGCAACATCCAGATTGGGAAATTGAAAATGCCATTCCAGATTCTGTAGTTGCTAAAGTCACAACAGAAAATACAACACTGGAGACAGTACAATGGG
It encodes:
- a CDS encoding phosphate-starvation-inducible PsiE family protein, with protein sequence MKALWRFLRRSWNDDIFLNRLGRVETLVSKVLSIGMLVLILMAVYELGHYMSVEIQGLFFPAPNTVPTDDPAQVKKFGKALFTIFGLFLNVLIALEILENITAYLKKHVVQVELVIVTSLIAVARKIIILDLEKTGGIDLLALAATILALSAAYWVVKNVNPGSNGSH
- a CDS encoding nitrate reductase associated protein; amino-acid sequence: MSQFFQFEADFVESLRCIPMQVRFKLDTCGVKLKLHQWNQFTQADREALVEMPCQSAAEIQQYHDFLHRMIQERTGETATDLPVEQHPDWEIENAIPDSVVAKVTTENTTLETVQWATLSPLQRFALIKLSRSNHENSNFMPAMREFGLI